The Candidatus Woesearchaeota archaeon genomic interval TCAAATATTTAAAATGAGAATTTCTTGAAAGTTCTGATGCATCAGCGGCAACTTCATTAATGGATCTAGCACAAACAAAGTTGATATCATCTGAAAAAGAAACGCCAGGAGGAATGCCATTTAGCTCAGTGTACGTTAATGCAACTTTATCAAATTGAGCACCCATATCAACACAATAATCCATAATAAACCCCAAAATAACACACTTTTCAACCAGGTTCGGATTTAGATCGTTAATGTTAGATCATACCTCACAAATTAGATCATACAGCTAAATTAGCACATAATACCCAGTTTTGATTGAATCACCAATTTTAGAACTAAAAAAAATATTTGAAAATAAAAACAATGAGCCCGCCGAGATTTGAACTCGGGACCACTCGATTATCAGTCGAGCACTATAACCAGACTAAGCCACGGGCTCATATACCATTCAAAAATAAATGAGTCATTTATAAACTTTACGCATGAATTGGAGCACCATTTAAAAAGAAACCTTAGTTTGACCCCTCAAGGGGGAAGTTACAATAATATGCTAGATCCAACATACAATATAATATGATCAAAAAATACGAAACAGAAGAAGAAAAATACGCAACCCACATCCAGGTGTCATTTGAGAGCAACAAGGATAGCGCACTCGAAAAGCTAATGATTGGCTAAACCACCCTTAAGGGGAAAAAATAGAAATATTTAATAAGGTGACTTTTATAACTCAAAAAATGATAGAAAAACTACTAGAAGAAATAGGCTTAACAAAATCTGAATCAAAAACATATCTTGTTCTACTAAATCTTAAAGAATCAACAACTGGACCAATATCAAAACAAGCAAACGTATCCAGTTCAAAAATATATGAAGTTTTACAAAAACTCATCAACAAAGGACTAGTAACCGAATATTCAGAAAAAAACATCAAACATTTTCGAGTTGCAAATCCTAACCGAATAAAAGACTATTTAGAAAGTAAAAAAAAGAAAATAGAAGAAGAGATGAATCAAATAGAAGAAGTTTTACCAGGACTCGAACAAATCTACAAAGAAGGAAATGATAAAGAAACACAAGTTGAATTATTTCGAGGCTACGAAGGAGTTCGATCAGTGTTTAATGATTTACTAAAAGATTTGAAAAAAGGAGATGAACTACTAGTCATGGGAGGAGGAGATAGACCTTCTGGCAATCCAAAAACAAAAGCATTCTTCGAAAATATACACTTAAGGCGAAGTGAAAAAGAAGTTAAACTAAAAATAATATTTAATGATAAAAGAAAAGGCTTTTTCAAACAGATGACAATATTTCCTCACACCGAAATAAAATATATTCCTTTTGGAACTCCATCAACAACAAATATTTACAAAGACACAACAGTTCTTCTAACAATGTCACCAACACCTGCCGCAATAAGAATACAAAGTAAACAAATAACTGAAAGCTATAGAAAACAATTTCAAGAAATGTGGCGACAAGCAAAGAAATAAATACTCAATTACCCGGTTTTGATGACACTACGCAATCCCCAAGCCAAGCAAACTCACCATTCAAATAAACACTAACAGCCTCATCTGCAACAACTTTAAGAAAAGTTCTACTCGTTGTATCTTCTGGTCTTTTAAAACGCAAGGTGTTCTTTCTAACTCCCCCATATTCAACACTAGGTGCTAAAACTAAAACAAATCGATCACTTTGAACTGGAAGATCAACAGGATCATAATCTTTATTTTGCCACACACTCTTCCCATCAACAAACGCTGCAGCAACCGCAGTATAGCCTATATGTAATTGACCTCTACCCTCACCCGCATAAGCTAAAGAAACACAATGAAGTCCCCCTCCAATGTATTTAACTCCTTGTCTAAAAACAATTGCAGGCCCAACTAAATTAGTTGAATCCGCTGAATCAACTAACTCATCTAATGATCCAACAGGAGTTTGATCTGAGCCTTGACTTGGAGTTTGAGTGGGTTGTGATTTTACAGCAGTCATTTAAAAACTAATGACAACATAATATAAAAGAATTTCTAAACTGCGAAATACGTGCTGTAAAATTTATTTTTGACAAAAAGCTTTTAACATACTCAGACAAAATTTAAATAACAGATAGAGTTTTAACAAATTATGAGTTATGAAGTTAAGGTTGAAACAAAAACAAAAAGTGATGTAGTCAACATAGCACTCGAAGCCATCAAAAAAGGAAAACAAGTCATCGTATTTGCAGGAACAAAAAAAAGTGCAGAAAAAACATCAGAAGATATTTCTAAAAAAATTAAATTAAACTTTTCAGAAAATGAATTCTTTCAAATTTTAAGTGAAAAAGCATTAAACGTTTTAGGAAAACCAACAAAACAATGTGAACGACTTGCCAAATGCATAAAAAAAGGAAGTGCATTTCATCATGCAGGACTTACTGGCGCACAAAGAGAACTCATTGAAGATAATTTTCGAGCCGGAAAAATAAAAGTCATTTGTAGCACTCCAACTCTTGCTTATGGACTTGATCTTCCCGCATATAGAGTAATCATAAAAGACTTAAAACGCTATAGCGATATCGGTTTTGGAGGAATGAATTGGATACCCGTTCTTGAGTATTTACAAATGGCAGGCAGAGCGGGAAGACCCAAATTTGAAAAAACAGGAGAAGCAGTAATAATTGCAAATGATGAAAAAAGCAAAGAAGAAATTTATGAAAAATATGTTTTAGGCGAACCAGAAGAAATAATTTCAAAACTTGCAGTCGAACCAGTTTTAAGAACCTACGTGCTATCACTAATTTCAACCGGATTTGTAAATAACAAAAAAGAATTATTAGAATTTTTTTCAAAAACATTTTGGGCACACCAATATGAAGATATGCAAAAACTAGAAGAAATAATGGATCGGATCATCCAACTATTAGACGATTATGAATTCATACAAACTGACGAAAAAGATGATTTTGTAAGTGCAGATTCAATAAAAACTGATGAAAAACTACGCGCAACCCTTCTTGGAAAACGAGTTGCACAATTATACGTTGACCCACTAACTGCCAATCACATAATAACTTGTTTGAAAAGCGGCGTTGAGAAAAAAAGAGTAACAAGTTTTGGATTATTACAAACAATTAGTCACACAATAGAGATGAGACCTTTACTCCGAATTAAAACACGCGAGTATGAAGAAATACAAGAAAAATATGTGAAATATGAATCAGAAATTTTAGAAAGAGAACCTGACTATTTTGACTCTGATTATGATGATTATTTGAACTCAGTAAAAACGGCATTATTTTTTAATGATTGGATTGCGGAAAAAGATGAAGAATTTTTATTAGAAGAATACAATATGCGCCCAGGGGAAACTCGAATGAAACTTGGTCGTGCAGATTGGTTACTATATTGTTCTGAAGAGATAGCAAAACTACTAAGTTTTCAATCAATACTAAGTGAGATACAAAAACTAAGATTTAGAATAAAATATGGAGTGCAAGAAGAACTACTAGCACTATTACAACTAAAAAATGTTGGACGTGTGAGAGCAAGAATTTTACACAAAAATGGAATAAAAGATCTAGGTGGAGTAAAACGAATTGATATTGGCGCGCTTGCCCAATTACTTGGACGAAAAATTGCAATAGACATAAAACAACAAGTAGGAGAAGATGTTGATAAATTAGCAGTTCCTGAAAGAAAAAGAAAAGGACAAATTAGCTTAAATGATTTTTGTAAGTAATATTTTAAATTTGCAAATCATATTTAAATAAAGTTATTACCAATTTTAAACGAATTTCTCATTAACTTAAAAATAGATTTATTCGTCCCAAAGAGTGAATTACAAAAGTATTTATAGAAAAGTAAAATAAGTTTTAATGTTCTTTAATTTTAACCTTAAGTGTAAAAAGGTAAAGAAAAAATATTTTAAAAGAGATAAAATGAGGGTGTTCAATTTGAAAAATAGAGGTAAATATGCGAGGATTCTTAACTCCAATACATCAATTACCCCCCTCCCCCTAAAGGTGGAGCAAGCATTGATAACAAAGTTAACTCAATTCTTTATTCTTGTTTGCGTTTTAATTGCGCACAAAACACTCTTACTTGGCTTAACAAATAATTTAGCCAATTTAAATCTTAAAAAATGTATTAAACTAAATATAGGTGAGTAGATTGAAATCCGAAGATTTAACATTTCATTCATTAAAAGCAATTAGTCCAATTGATGGACGCCACAGAGTATTAACTGCAAAACTTTCAGAATGGTTTTCAGAATATGCCTACCACAAATACAGAATCTATTTGGAAGTTGAATACTTAATTGCACTTTCTGAAAATAAAGAATTTGAATCAGTACGAGAATTAACTGCAACAGAAAAAGATTTTTTAAGAAAAATAGTTGAAGAATTTTCGCTCGAAGATGCACAAATCATACAAAATATTGATATGTTCGGATACAATGGACTTGGACCAACCAATCACGATTTTAAAGCATGCGAATATTTTCTAAAAATGCAAATGGAAAAATCAAGTTTGAAAGACTTACTTGAAATGGTACATTTTGGACTTACTACTGAAGATGCAAACAATGTAGCATACAGTTGTAAAATAAGAGGTGCTCTCAAAAATCATTATGTTCCTGCAATGGTAGAACTACTAAACATGTTAGAAGAATTATGCACTGCTGAAAAAAATACCCCCATGCTTTCAAAAACTCACGGCCAACCTGCAACTCCAACAACATTTGGAAAAGAAATGGCAAACTATTTAGAAAGACTAAGAAAAGAATTAGAATTTTTAATTGGAATGAAATTACCTGCAAAAGTAAATGGCGCAGTTGGAAATCATGCAGCACAACAATTTAGCGCACCAGAAGTAAACTGGCTTGAATTCACACAAAAATTTATTTCAGACCTAGGTTTTGAACCAAACTTATTCACAACACAAATTGAACACCACGACGGATACACCCGATTATTTAGTTGTTTGATAAGTATCAACAACATACTAAGAGACTTAGCAACCAATCTTTGGCTATACACATCTGACGGATACATTATTCAGAAAAAAATAGCACATGAAGTTGGTTCGTCAACAATGCCTCACAAAATAAATCCTTGGAGAGTAGAAGTTGCTGAAGGACAAACCGTAGAAGCTAACTATAAACTAATGGGATTCATACAAAAACTACAAGTTTCAAGATATCAAAGAGATTTATCAGATCATGAAGCAGAAAGAGCAATAGGAGTTGGAATCACACACTCATACTTAGCAGTAGTTCACATTGTTCAAGAGCTTGGAAGATTCACCGTTAATAAACAAAAAATGCTCGACAACTTAACTTCAATGGGAAGTGTGTTAACAGAAGCCATACAAACCCTACTTAGAAAAGAAGGATACGAAAAACCATATGAACTTATGAAAGATTTTTCTCGAGGAAAACATTTCACCGTAGCTGAATTACACCAATTTATTGATGCGATGCAAATAATGGATGCAACAAAAACTAAATTAAAAAGTTTACGTCCTGAAGAATATGTTGGACTTAGTTCAAGACTAACAGAACTTGCAATAAGAAAATGGCAAAAATTCAAAGACGATAATGAATTAACCAAACCACAAATTGAAGGAGTTGTAATTAATTGCACCATCATGAATTCCAGTTTAGTTGAAGAAATAAAATACGTTGTTCCCGAACTTATGAAAAAAGGAATGGGAGTTTTTGGAATATGTTCAGATACCGAACTTGAATCAACATTCGAAAAAGTGTTAGTAAATCCTGCTGACGAAATTAGCAGAAACATGATTTATGTAGGAGTTTACGATCAGACATTCAAACAGTTGCAACAAAAAGGAGTTACTTGCGTTAACTTAGAACAATTAAGTACATACAAAGCAGAATACAACATATATAGATTAAAAGAAATAATTGATTTGATTAAATTATTTTAATTCAAATTTTTTTAATCTAAAATATATTCAAATTTTTTTAAATTTAAACATTGCCAAAATGGATAAAAAAACAAAAATAAACTAAGGGAAGGGATGTGAAATGAGTCAGAAAAATGTTGCCATCTTAGGTGGCCAATGGGGAGATGAAGGAAAAGGAAAAATTGTCGACTATGCAGCAGAGCACTTTCAAGTTGTTGCAAGAGCTACCGGCGGAAACAATGCAGGACACACAATTTATCTTAATGGACACAAACATATTTTCCACTTATTACCTTCATCAATAACATGGGATCATGCAGTAAGCATTCTTGGAAATGGAATGGTAATTGATCCATTTGTATTACTAAAAGAAATTAAAGTATTACAAGACAAAGGATATGTTATCAAAAACTTAAACATCGCAGGAAATGCACACGTGATAATGTTATATCACAAATTGCAAGACGGATATCAAGAAAGAAGTAAAAAAGGAAATTCCAAAATTGGAACAACCAAAAGAGGAATTGGGCCAACTTATGCAGATAAAAAACACAGAACAGGCGTACGAATTAATGATTTACTTGATAAAAAAATACTTGCAAATAAAATTATGAGTCACGTACTTGAAAAATTTGCATTATTCAAACACATCTACGAAGAAGATCATGATGATGCAGTAGCAGAATTAATTTCCGCATTACCAGAAGAAGAAATGTTTAGCGAATACAAAGAAGTTGTAATGGCTGAAAAAGGAAAACTAAATCCAATTAAAATCGCAGAAGTATTAACTGAAATATACTGGGACATTGGAAAAAAATTAAAACAATATGTTACTGATGCGAGAGTATTGCTCAAAACATCAATATTAGAAAATAAAAATGTATTGCTTGAAGGTGCACAAGGAATATTACTTGACATAGATCATGGAACCTACCCTTACGTAACATCTTCAAATCCATCAGTTGGCGGACTTAAAACTGGACTTGGAGTTTCAAGAATCGACCAAGTTTATAGTTTAATCAAAGCATACACTACAAGAGTTGGAGGTGGACCATTTCCAACAGAACTTGAAGATGAAACTGGCAAATACTTACGTGATAAAGGAGGAGAATATGGTTCAACAACTGGAAGACCTCGACGATGTGGATGGCACGACGCAATACTTATGAGACACACCGCACACATTAATGGAGGCCGCGCAGTAATTACAAAACTTGATGTATTAACTGGACTATCCAAATTAAAAATTTGTAATGCATACAAATACACAGGACCTCAAAGAATATATAATGGTGAAATGTTATTTTCAGGAAAACTAATTAGAGATTTTCCAACAGATGCAAGCGTTCTTGAACATTGTATGCCTGAAGAATTTGTTGAAATGAATGGGTGGAGTGAAGACATAACACACATTAGAAACTACGAAGAATTACCATTAAACGCAAAAAAGTATTTGGAAATGATGGAAATTACTGGAGAGATGGAAATTGCACTTGT includes:
- the purB gene encoding adenylosuccinate lyase, with product MKSEDLTFHSLKAISPIDGRHRVLTAKLSEWFSEYAYHKYRIYLEVEYLIALSENKEFESVRELTATEKDFLRKIVEEFSLEDAQIIQNIDMFGYNGLGPTNHDFKACEYFLKMQMEKSSLKDLLEMVHFGLTTEDANNVAYSCKIRGALKNHYVPAMVELLNMLEELCTAEKNTPMLSKTHGQPATPTTFGKEMANYLERLRKELEFLIGMKLPAKVNGAVGNHAAQQFSAPEVNWLEFTQKFISDLGFEPNLFTTQIEHHDGYTRLFSCLISINNILRDLATNLWLYTSDGYIIQKKIAHEVGSSTMPHKINPWRVEVAEGQTVEANYKLMGFIQKLQVSRYQRDLSDHEAERAIGVGITHSYLAVVHIVQELGRFTVNKQKMLDNLTSMGSVLTEAIQTLLRKEGYEKPYELMKDFSRGKHFTVAELHQFIDAMQIMDATKTKLKSLRPEEYVGLSSRLTELAIRKWQKFKDDNELTKPQIEGVVINCTIMNSSLVEEIKYVVPELMKKGMGVFGICSDTELESTFEKVLVNPADEISRNMIYVGVYDQTFKQLQQKGVTCVNLEQLSTYKAEYNIYRLKEIIDLIKLF
- a CDS encoding adenylosuccinate synthase, which produces MSQKNVAILGGQWGDEGKGKIVDYAAEHFQVVARATGGNNAGHTIYLNGHKHIFHLLPSSITWDHAVSILGNGMVIDPFVLLKEIKVLQDKGYVIKNLNIAGNAHVIMLYHKLQDGYQERSKKGNSKIGTTKRGIGPTYADKKHRTGVRINDLLDKKILANKIMSHVLEKFALFKHIYEEDHDDAVAELISALPEEEMFSEYKEVVMAEKGKLNPIKIAEVLTEIYWDIGKKLKQYVTDARVLLKTSILENKNVLLEGAQGILLDIDHGTYPYVTSSNPSVGGLKTGLGVSRIDQVYSLIKAYTTRVGGGPFPTELEDETGKYLRDKGGEYGSTTGRPRRCGWHDAILMRHTAHINGGRAVITKLDVLTGLSKLKICNAYKYTGPQRIYNGEMLFSGKLIRDFPTDASVLEHCMPEEFVEMNGWSEDITHIRNYEELPLNAKKYLEMMEITGEMEIALVSVGPERDQVIPMKDRWLHNIDKQANTKPQSTQEPKTEVNHEPKINNSQPEVTHATQTQSETVLPTNTTNTETKTDNKNNQYKAIIYDFDNTLVATDDFVCDLMRKTAQMMSLYMNFRVPPVERIQEIQRKNLGFEDMFDELFPNPDGYQGSEPLAKVVLAKYREQAKQMHYLPTPNGIEFVKKMKQNGLVQGIVTNRVKMISERLNQAGYPQLEFAIAPETKEHRKPNPLAFKGALEQLEQKGIKKEEILVLGDHTHDYLAARDAGLEFIGVLTGLTGMKDFENAGLPRSRIVEHFGQIGIN